One window of Triplophysa rosa linkage group LG8, Trosa_1v2, whole genome shotgun sequence genomic DNA carries:
- the tp53inp1 gene encoding tumor protein p53-inducible nuclear protein 1 → MFQRFTSVLFGDSLEGSGCSEDPDFNEKEEDDEWILVDYLAKACSSACDDDLVEVCTDDVAPPDATVRCSSCSSLDSADTDAEDNSFMRIEAACGLEESWFITPPPCFMAGGSAPILLETSPLENLLIEHPSMSVYAFHSPRQRPAKDGTREKSILRSEVQRRPNRPSGCYAAALVAAHAGFLEQAKNIRLAQRIRENVERQQLSRNALRRLNLLRNGGARQAKATVGFVHQPGQRQYNY, encoded by the exons ATGTTCCAGAGGTTCACCAGCGTCTTGTTTGGAGACTCCCTGGAGGGCAGCGGATGTTCTGAAGATCCAGACTTTAATGAGAAGGAGGAGGATGATGAATGGATCCTGGTTGATTATCTAG CGAAGGCCTGCTCCAGCGCATGCGACGATGATCTAGTGGAGGTGTGTACAGATGATGTTGCTCCTCCCGACGCTACTGTGCGCTGCTCCTCCTGCTCGTCTCTGGACTCGGCAGACACTGATGCGGAAGACAACAGCTTTATGCGTATAGAGGCAGCGTGTGGGTTGGAAGAGAGCTGGTTTATCACCCCTCCGCCGTGCTTCATGGCTGGGGGCAGCGCTCCGATTCTATTGGAGACGAGTCCGCTGGAGAACCTGCTGATCGAACACCCCAGCATGTCTGTGTATGCCTTCCACAGCCCACGTCAACGGCCCGCTAAGGACGGCACTCGTGAGAAATCGATTTTAAG GTCTGAAGTTCAGCGCAGACCAAATCGCCCCTCTGGCTGCTACGCAGCCGCCCTGGTCGCTGCCCACGCAGGCTTCCTGGAGCAGGCCAAGAACATTCGCCTGGCCCAACGCATCCGAGAAAACGTTGAGCGTCAGCAACTGTCCCGCAATGCCCTCCGTCGGCTCAACCTGCTGCGCAATGGTGGTGCCAGACAGGCTAAAGCCACTGTAGGCTTCGTTCACCAGCCGGGACAGAGGCAGTACAACTACTGA
- the nagpa gene encoding N-acetylglucosamine-1-phosphodiester alpha-N-acetylglucosaminidase produces MATSSVNFEHIFLFVLCLRACGLSQCKDIRNSLDEDLLLPYTKSHGPSHSHRHVRDCQSIAHGNVTHETWAASKHSNSPVVESKIFVSSIPDDTGTARWKSGHITVVHDPLRTVSILEPGGPGGCEQNHKELVEVTAKTKKCLVAQNGGFFKTDTGVCLGNVVSDGKLVRNSGGVQNAQFGIRKDGTLVFGYLSEEDVLDQVNPFIQLISGVVWLLRAGEIYIHESIQAECDKTQETGKFQYFVDVVSARTAVGHDAEGKLILFHVDGQTGNRGMNLRQVAKFLKDQGVINAINLDGGGSATYILNGSLASYPSDHCTGGMWCCPRAVSTVLCVHERLCQLEDCSGHGRCIDGQCECQQGWSGPGCANLTCQSPECGDHGICTENGCVCDSGWRGLNCSQVCESGFYGDGCNQSCKCANGGSCDPVHGQCTCRSGFHGDSCKQECLFGFYGLNCEQPCQCENMCPCDSVTGSCNTTYEGERNISLHRAGHCLATQLWREWRHVEESQTPRPYLSEQSWLVVCAILATSLLASLAGNLIQTCRKCRARGQREGYSYFPLGEINGAAERGRGQRTKPGKNIFQAEDSDSS; encoded by the exons ATGGCCACATCGTCCGTGAATTtcgaacatatttttttatttgttttatgtttacgAGCATGTGGTTTGTCCCAGTGCAAAGACATCCG AAACTCTTTGGATGAAGACCTGTTGTTGCCATACACCAAATCCCACGGCCCATCACACTCCCATCGCCATGTGAGGGACTGTCAATCCATCGCTCATGGCAACGTAACCCACGAAACCTGGGCAGCAAGCAAGCACTCTAACTCTCCAGTGGTCGAGTCCAAGATATTCGTCTCCAGCATCCCAGATGACACTGGCACTGCCAGATGGAAAAGTGGCCACATCACAGTGGTTCATGACCCACTAAGAACTGTGTCCATACTGGAGCCAGGTGGTCCTGGAGGGTGCGAGCAGAACCACAAAGAGCTAGTGGAGGTCACCGCCAAAACTAAAAAGTGCCTTGTTGCTCAGAATGGAGGCTTTTTTAAAACTGACACGGGAGTGTGCTTAGGCAATGTTGTGAGTGATGGGAAACTGGTGAGGAACAGTGGTGGAGTTCAAAATGCCCAGTTTGGCATCAGAAAGGATGGAACGCTAGTGTTTGG GTATCTGTCTGAGGAAGATGTTCTGGACCAGGTCAACCCCTTCATACAGTTGATCAGTGGGGTGGTGTGGCTGCTGAGAGCTGGTGAGATCTACATACATGAAAGTATCCAGGCAGAGTGTGACAAAACTCAGGAGACCG GAAAATTTCAGTACTTTGTGGACGTGGTGTCGGCTCGCACTGCAGTGGGTCACGATGCAGAGGGAAAGCTCATTCTCTTTCACGTCGATGGTCAGACGGGTAACAGAGG AATGAATCTCAGGCAAGTGGCAAAGTTTCTAAAGGATCAGGGCGTCATCAACGCCATCAATCTGGATGGAGGTGGCTCGGCCACCTACATCCTCAATGGATCCCTAGCCAGTTACCCCTCAGATCACTG TACAGGTGGGATGTGGTGCTGTCCACGGGCCGTATCCACTGTGCTGTGTGTTCATGAGAGGCTGTGCCAGCTGGAGGACTGCAGCGGGCATGGACGCTGCATAGATGGTCAGTGCGAGTGCCAGCAGGGCTGGAGCGGACCTGGATGTGCAAATCTCACATGCCAGAGCCCAGAATGTGGCGATCATGGGATCTGCACTGAGA ATGGGTGTGTTTGTGATTCTGGATGGAGGGGTTTAAACTGTAGCCAAG tatgtgagtCAGGTTTCTATGGCGATGGATGCAATCAATCATGCAAATGCGCAAATGGGGGCTCATGTGATCCAGTTCACGGACAGTGCACCTGTCGTTCTGGTTTTCATGGAGATTCCTGTAAGCAAG AGTGTCTTTTCGGCTTCTACGGGCTGAACTGTGAGCAGCCGTGCCAGTGTGAGAACATGTGCCCGTGTGACTCTGTTACTGGGAGCTGTAATACTACATATGAGGGGGAGAGAAACATCAGCCTGCACAGAG CTGGTCACTGTTTGGCTACCCAGTTGTGGAGGGAATGGAGGCATGTAGAGGAAAGTCAAACTCCCAGACCCTATTTATCTGA acaAAGCTGGTTGGTTGTCTGCGCTATCCTGGCAACGTCGCTGCTGGCCAGCCTCGCCGGTAACCTAATCCAGACGTGCAGAAAATGCAGAGCGCGCGGACAGAGAGAGGGCTACTCCTACTTTCCATTGGGAGAGATCAACGGGGCCGCAGAGCGTGGCAGAGGTCAGAGGACAAAGCCTGGGAAAAATATCTTTCAGGCAGAAGACTCGGACTCCTCATAA